A segment of the Butyrivibrio fibrisolvens genome:
ATAACCAAGGACTGGCCACGCGAGTTTTTCAAGCTTAAAGCCTCCCTTTGCAGTCACATCAAAAATGTTTGCAAAGTCACTTGCAAGCTTTAAAAGGCTCTCGGGTGTGTGGTTCATATCCTGTGCAAGAGAGCCGTGGTTCATAAAGTACACATATACAATTGTCTGAGGAAGTATTATGATCTTTTTGGCTTTACCAAGACATTCCATGCTAAAGCAGACATCTTCGCCATATTTCATGTCCAGGGAAAAGCCGATATTGTATTTACTCAGAAAATCCCGTCTTATGAGCTTACTCCAGATAGTAAGGCCACCTGCATATATAAGGTCATTGAGCTTTTCATCGCCCTTTTTGAACTCAAGCATATGAACCGTCTGATCAAACCTTGCTCTTGTATCAATTGCCTGAATGACAGTCTCATCCTCAGGAAGGGTCTCTGCTCTGAAACTTGCAATATCTGCCTCGGTTTCCTCCATGCCTTCAACAACTTCCTTAAGACCATCATCAGTAAAAAAGTCGTCAGAATCAAGAAAAGCGATATATTTGCCCTGTGCCTTTGTAAGCGCATAGTTTCTGGGGCTGGACGGTGTCCTCTTGTCATTATTCAGGATATATATTTTGACATTGTCATCTTCTTTGGTGAGCTTTCGTACCGCATCAGCATATGAATCATCAGAATTATGGACAACAACCACCCACTCAATGTTCTTAAAGCCAAGTGTCTGCCTCTTTAAGGAATCATAGCCTCTTTTAAAGAATTCTATCTTCGTGTTATGAAACGGTGTTATAACCGATACCAGATATTCTTTTTCACCCATTACTGTGCTCCTTTTTCCTCAGCTTCTTTTCTGCTCTTCCAAAATGACGGAATATTAAGCATCTCATTGACGTCAATAACATCTTTAACATCGTCATGGGAATTTAAAAACTCAAATAGTGCAAAATCAGAAAGATCGCCAAAGTTATTATTAAACAGTTCCTTTAGCTCTTTGCATTCATACAGCTCTTTTGCACCGATTTTCCCGCAGGCAGGCTGGATATATGAGGACTCTAAAAGATTTAGAACATAGGTTTTGATCTCATCTATTTTGCTCTTGTTACTTTCAAGGTATGGAACGCCTTTTACAGTATCATCGATAAGCTTTGTAATCTTCATCTGCGTTGTAAGCGCATTTATAAGCGTCTTAACCTGCTTCTGACCTCTTGTTAGAGACGCGCCTCCTATGCGGTACAGATACCACTCACCCGGAAGCTTGGCATATTTCCTGGCTTTTAAAAGACACCCCAGGCAAAAAACCTGATCTTCAGCCATCTTGGTATCACCAAACCGAAGATTATTGTCCTCAATAAAGCTGCGCCTGTAGAGCTTATTCCATATACTCCAGTGAATGTGGTGCAAATGCCACTCTTTTAGCCTGTCTTCTACATTATCAGAAAGGATTGTGAGCTTATCAGGTCTGTCTCCCTCATCGAGAGTAACTCTGTAAAGCTTATCATCTGTAAGCATACCTAAATTATCAGGAGCATCATCTACTGTCTGTATCAGCGCTCCCGTCACATGAATAACGTCGGCATCAGCCTCTTTTGCTGCATCGTACATGGCTTTGTACGCATCTGGCCTTACCGCATCGTCACTGTCTGCAAAGGCGATGTATTCTCCTCTGGCCACGGCGATGCCTGCATTTCTTGCTGCTCCCGGTCCCATATTCCTGGGCTGGTCAATAAGCTGTACTCTCTCATTGTTGCCAAAGTACTTTTTGCAAAGCTTCATGCTGTCATCACTCGAGCAGTCATTTACTATAATAACCTCAACACTATCAAGACTCTGCCTAAGGAGTCCGTTAACACAGTCTACGATATACTTCCTCGCGTTATACATGGGTACAATTACAGATACATCAAACATCTATGCCTCCTTAACCTAAATCGCATAAAAACGCCGATGAGAAAATGACAAATCCCAGCCTATTTATAAATAATTTCGAGATAAAAAAAGATACCGATTATTTTATCGGTATCTTTTAATGTCAATTTAATGGTAAAAAGGGTTAAATTTTTGTTCAGCATCTTGGCCCATCTGGTTAAGGAATTAAGAGCATCTACTTCACTACTATCAGTAACGATCCTATATTTCAGCGGCTGAAGATTTGCTCCTGATGCAGTGATTCTTGCCATATTTATAAGGTCTTTGAGATCTTCTTCAGATATAGTGTAACCTTCCTTATAGCCTCTGTAACTTCTGTTTTCTTTTACCAAGTCATAAAGCATTGCTTTTCCTCCCATATAGTGTTATGCAGATACCAAACTGCTAAGTGCCTCAAAAAGCTCTGGCTTCTCATCTTTCATTCGGATAGGTCTTCCTTCACGATTTAAAAATGCATGTGAAGATGTACCCTTGCATACAGTCCCTCCATCCTGATTCTTCATTTCGTAGGCAAGGTGAAGCTTAACGCCTTTAAACTCTTTTACCAAGACGCTTATATGAACACTGTCCGGGAATGTCGTGCTCTGCTTGTAGTCACAAGTCACGCTCAGAACCGGTGAAATTATCCCCATCTCTTCAAGCTTTGCATAGTCCCATCCTATCTGAGACAGAAAGTCTATCCTTGCTTCTTCCATCCATCTGATATAGTTTGAGTGATGGGTTATGCCCATCTTGTCGGTTTCATAGTACTGAACGTTGTGTATATATTCCATGTATCCAGCCTCCTTTAATGTCAATTATCAAAAGTCATAAGATCAGCTAAGGTATCAGAAGTTTCAACAGGCTCCCAATGGCCCTCTAGGCAAATCTTAGGGTCAATCTCTTTGATCGTATCTACAACTATCGGTTCACTATCTATATCAAAAAAATCATTTAACATCTTTTCATAAACCTCCTTAGTTGTCATAAAGTTACTTATCCCCAATGCACCCTTTTATAAACGGTCTACTTAAAAGTGTACTTCTTTATAAGTTCATTAGTTACCGCAAGATGTATTATACTTGATGCCATTTCAACTAGTTCCTCCTTACACCTTTATATAAAAATGGTATGACTTTTTAAGAATTAACCAAAAGCCATCTTAAAAGCCTTTTCTTGCCTGGGCAATTATTTCATTTAAAAGATCTATACGTTTATTAAGATTGTTCTTAAGAAGTATTTCTGCAGTCTTAGTTCCGCGTGGAAGATTCATGAGCCACTTGGCATTAGATATGGCTTCTTCGCAGCTTTCTATGATCTCGCTATTAGTCTTTTCAAATACGGTCCCACCCATGACCATGGCTGTTCTGATAATATCGAATCTATCTATATCATCGCAATCCCTAATAGATATCTGGAAGGTTGTCATATCCTCGGGAATACCGTCAGTAAGATTATGTCTTGCGATTCCGCGTACCATCTCTGCTGTCATATCAGGATCATAGTTAATATTCTGGAGGTATACCCTTGCAATATCTGCGCTGACGAAAGGATGTCTTCGCCAGTCGTCATCACATTCTCTGTAGCCAACGTCATGTAAAAGACACGCAAGGATTAACGGTTCTTCCGGCAGATTTTCGGCACGTGCAATCACCTTTGCATTCTCTGCTGCCCTTATAGAATGTTCATATCGGTACAGCATGTCTCCACGTTCAGATGTAGGATCAAGCATATCGTAGACAAATTTTTTTGTATCTTCTATGATATCTGATGCTGTCATATGAGCATCCAAAACATTTTTAACTCTATCGGATAATACTGTACAATAAGATTCCATAGTTTTCCTTTCTTGATCAATCCTTGAATTTTAACACTTTTGAGACGAGGAAAGCCTTTATCAACTACCATCCCCGGGAAATTTCCAGGATGTAGAGGGGCTTTTATATGCGCGAAATGTTTCTAGTATACTTATTGCAATAATTTATTTCTTTTTAATATTGCTCATTGTATAATTTTATGTGTAGAAATATACGGTTTACCATTTTGCTGGGAGGTGCCAAATGTCTGATAATACTAATAAGTCATCCTCTGAAAATCAGAAAACCATGGAGCTTAGAGAGCTCGTTAAATTACCTGAAAATGAGCAGTATCTTTTCTTACTTAATTCGGTTCCTAATGATGAAGAACGTATTAGGATCGGACTGGTTCTCGATTATTATATCAAGAATGCCAACAAGAACAGAAAATACCACAGATGGTTTTCTGCACTTGGTGTTATCATTCCGGCGCTTGCTACATTTGTTTCTGTATTCTCAGGTGCAGAGAATTTCCCATGGTTTAGCAGATATATGGTGCCTTTTATGACGGCGATAACTTCCATTGTTGTCGGAATCAGTTCTACGCTTAAATTCACAGACAAGCACAGGACTTACAGGAACTGTGCAGAAAGCATCAAGCATATCCTGTTGGGATATGCTTGTGGACAAGGTGACTTTGCCGACATGGATAAAGAGGAAAAAGAAACTCTTCTTTATGATCAGACCGAGAAGATAATCCAGGAAGGATCCAAAGAGCTCGGAAAGATCGATAAGGGTCTTGTATCTAGAGACGAAGTAAGCTAGTCCATATGCTTTTGCTTTTTATATAAAATTCATTTCTTTATCTGGTCAAGTATGAAGGGATCCTTGATCTTCTGATCTTCTGCCAAAAGGAGGATCTTGGATATTACTTCTGCTGTCTTTGGATCATCGTCAACAAATGGAAGGAATATCTTTCCTCTTCTTTGTGAATGAACAGGAAGGATATTGATCATAGGGCCGCCCTCCTGATGTATTATGCCGCTTCCAAGATGCACGCTGTAGCTTCCCCTTGTTCCCTTTATGAGCGCGTGAGTGTCTGTAAAGGTTACGTTTGTAAGCTTAAACAGTGGCAGTGTAAATTCTGCGATCGCCTTTCTCATCTCGATAGTTGAGTGTGAGAATTCAGG
Coding sequences within it:
- a CDS encoding thioesterase family protein gives rise to the protein MEYIHNVQYYETDKMGITHHSNYIRWMEEARIDFLSQIGWDYAKLEEMGIISPVLSVTCDYKQSTTFPDSVHISVLVKEFKGVKLHLAYEMKNQDGGTVCKGTSSHAFLNREGRPIRMKDEKPELFEALSSLVSA
- a CDS encoding DUF4231 domain-containing protein is translated as MSDNTNKSSSENQKTMELRELVKLPENEQYLFLLNSVPNDEERIRIGLVLDYYIKNANKNRKYHRWFSALGVIIPALATFVSVFSGAENFPWFSRYMVPFMTAITSIVVGISSTLKFTDKHRTYRNCAESIKHILLGYACGQGDFADMDKEEKETLLYDQTEKIIQEGSKELGKIDKGLVSRDEVS
- a CDS encoding nitroreductase family protein, which codes for MLYDLVKENRSYRGYKEGYTISEEDLKDLINMARITASGANLQPLKYRIVTDSSEVDALNSLTRWAKMLNKNLTLFTIKLTLKDTDKIIGIFFYLEIIYK
- a CDS encoding glycosyltransferase; amino-acid sequence: MFDVSVIVPMYNARKYIVDCVNGLLRQSLDSVEVIIVNDCSSDDSMKLCKKYFGNNERVQLIDQPRNMGPGAARNAGIAVARGEYIAFADSDDAVRPDAYKAMYDAAKEADADVIHVTGALIQTVDDAPDNLGMLTDDKLYRVTLDEGDRPDKLTILSDNVEDRLKEWHLHHIHWSIWNKLYRRSFIEDNNLRFGDTKMAEDQVFCLGCLLKARKYAKLPGEWYLYRIGGASLTRGQKQVKTLINALTTQMKITKLIDDTVKGVPYLESNKSKIDEIKTYVLNLLESSYIQPACGKIGAKELYECKELKELFNNNFGDLSDFALFEFLNSHDDVKDVIDVNEMLNIPSFWKSRKEAEEKGAQ
- a CDS encoding HD domain-containing protein, whose product is MTASDIIEDTKKFVYDMLDPTSERGDMLYRYEHSIRAAENAKVIARAENLPEEPLILACLLHDVGYRECDDDWRRHPFVSADIARVYLQNINYDPDMTAEMVRGIARHNLTDGIPEDMTTFQISIRDCDDIDRFDIIRTAMVMGGTVFEKTNSEIIESCEEAISNAKWLMNLPRGTKTAEILLKNNLNKRIDLLNEIIAQARKGF